Part of the Maniola jurtina chromosome 22, ilManJurt1.1, whole genome shotgun sequence genome is shown below.
TTATACTGGACAGATATGAACCACGGAAGACAACAGATTCagttagtatattatgtatattacatTTAATATCTGTTTACacaagttttaaatattttttaacctatCAAGGCTAAATAAAGCAGGACATTAATAAACATTAAGCATATTCGTTTTGCCATGGTACTGCTCCTTCTTGCGAACAATAATTACTAATTTCTTCACGTATCTCTTGAGGAACTATTTGTGCTGCTTCTTGTTGTTCATCCAAATCCATTAAACCAGTATTTTCTTCGGTATCAGCCCTCCAAGATCCTGGTGTGATTACTCCTAAATTGTCCCTGTCGAAAGATCCCGGAGGTGTGTACAAATCCCTACTTTGCCGATTTCTTCGTAAGAAGTTATGTAGGTGTGCTATGGCATTAACTACTAAAGTAGCATTTTCTGGTTGCAATAACATGGGTTTCCGCAACACTCTGAAAACTGCTGACATAATGCCAAACACATTTTCGACTACTCTCCGTGCTCTACAAAGTCTGTAATTATAAATTCTCTCCTTTGTTCCTTTACGATGATGTCCTGAATACACTTTCATTATATTTTCTGATAATGCGAAAGCTTCATccccaataaaataataaggaaTTTCTTTGTTCCGCATCGGCAATGCTCTTGGCTGTGGTAGATTCAAAGATTTATTCTGCATTTTagtatacaaattacaattattaaataCTCCTCCATCAGAGATTCTCCCTTGACAGCCACAGTTTATAtatattaaattgtaatttgaATCCACAGCCGCAAATAGAACTATactaaaaaaacctttaaaattaTAGTAATCGCTTCCACTTCTGTATGGGGCTTGCAGGACTACATGTTTGCCATCTATAGCGCCGACACAATGAGGGAAATTCCACTGGTTATTGAAGTTTTCAGCCAAATTTAGCCAACCATCTGGTATGCTAGGTAACTGAAAAAAAACCTTGTTTTAGATTCCTTGTGAACCTGGGACACAAGACTTGCAGGAGACTCGCGACAAGCCACCTGAAAATCCTGATGCACCACAACGGAAAAAAGCGAAGGTGGATGGAAGTGATGATATAATGCACTCGACTTTCCAAATTTTGCAAGACTTTACTTCTGCTAAATCGGATGAATGCACTACTTTTGGGAAATTTATTACTGAAAAACTCAAGACGTACTCTCATAATACTAGGGCCTGTGTACAGCACCACATTTCCAATATCTTGTTTAGTGCCGATCGCGGTGAATATGAGTACATGTACCAGCAACATGGATATTGGACTCCTGATTCTCAACTTTCGCGTAATGAATCAAACCATGCTGGACCATCAGGCCTCCAAAGTACACCCTCACCAGCAGCAGTTCCATCCACTGCAGACGCCCAACTTTCTTCGCCTGAAGCCAGCATTAATAGCCAAGAAAGTGAGGGGTTTATGCGTGAATTTGGAGATCTGATTGATTAATAAACTAGATTAATAAACTCACcagtatattttcttttaaacatCCAATTATAGCTTCACTCACTTCTTTGATAATACAACTTATAATCTGATTGGACATTCTAAAAGTAACCTGCAAACTTGAATAAGAATCACCAGATGCGTAAAATCGTAATGTAACAGCTAATCTTTCTTGCACTGTTATTGCTTGTCTATAATTAGTATCTTCTTTTTAACATATGGTCCAATGAGATTTATTAAGTGTTCAAAATCCGAAGAAGAGAttcttaaaaacattttaagttTACTTATGGGTCGGTTGATTCTTTCTAAAATATCCAAACCGCCTGTATTTTGCCGGTTTTGATATAATTCATGACACCAATATCGTTTcttctgtgttttttttttacgtaaatAACAATGTCGAATTAATATTGCCGCACTCAGCACAACGACCGCTTCGTCTGACATCTTGCTATGAAATGCTGAAAATGCTCAAAGTCGAATCAATATTACATTACACGCAAATACTCGTCAGTCAGGGAGGTAGAATTGTAATGTAATGCTCAAAGACGAATCTATATATTACATTACACGCGAATGCTCGTCAGTCAGGGAGGtattaatgtaatgtaatgctcAAAGACGAATCTATAATGTTACAGTACACGTGAATGCTCCCGGTGAGGGAGCACCCTTAAATACACATAAGTGATAACTTGATTACACAAAATTGTGAAACGATGGTGTAAATTCATTCGAACCAGCCCACCACAGCGAGCGCCGAAACATACTGTCATAATCGAAAGACGTGAGGTGTGGTAGCAAAGAGTATAAGTTAGTAGTAATAAACAGACTTCACTTAAGAAGGACGTGTGTATCATTGGGACCCCCTTCCCCCCTCGCGGGCACACCATAGACGAACAACCACACAATTAGATCTACATAACTTTGCAACAATTCAAATgtgcttatttttatttattaacatctTTACAGTTCTTTTTCAATACGTTACTGCCATATAATCGAAAATACGAACAACCACACAATAAGATCTACATAACTTGCGTGCCAATTTAAAGTGCTCGCTTTTATTTACTAacatattttttctttactttttattttactggCATAGAATTGAAGACGAACGACCACACAAATAGATATATGTGTGAGATCTACATAACTTGCAACCCAATTTAAAGGAGAATGCCCATGGACAGTACTCTCACAAGAAGCATTGtaccttaaattttttattcatttattaaagctaaaataaaaacatattttctcACTAAGTTTCATGAATATTTGTTTTGGGATAATTTTTGTCGTAAATAAAAGTGCTTTTAAACTTCCGGCTGTTATGTAAGCCATTATTGtagttagttttaacttttaattttcatccccttcaggaaaggcaaaggtcgtagaccatgcagcctggtaagaagccattattgtagttatttactGATTGCCATTCATTTGTCACAAAAGTACTGAGAAGGGATGTCCATttttaaaatgatattattgtttgttatatCGATTATCTAGGTCTacgatatcgatttttttaatttgagttttgttactctgaattgttttttattatttttagagcctatttttactgtgaataatctttatttttaccgcatttatgattttttaacctTTTCAAATGCGGGGTAATTAATAACACGTTTtaatgtaagtacttatataattCGAAGAAAAATAGTCGATGAAAGTCGAATCGATTTATCTTTATCGGCAAGAGTACATAGCCCCAGTCTATACTGTCTATGTTCGAGATGCCTAGCGATATATGTATAGACGCCATATTTTTGGTTTGTTTAGATTCTATTTACCTAGTATGTTTTTATTTCGGTTTGTGTATGTTACGCGCCGAGTTGAGTAGCTGTAGGACTTTGCTCATAGCAGAGCAATTAtccagtagagtggtaactagccacagccaaagcctcccactagatgCATTATCTGGTCTCATAAAGCTAGGTATccaaccatcatcattatcaaccgctagacgtccacggctggacataggtctcttgtagggacttccacagaccacggccttgcgccgcctgaatccagcggctctttgCGACTCGTTGTCTTtccacctagtgaggggtctttcaacgctgcgctttctgctACGAGGTAGTGATGCCAACACTTTTGGGACCCAAACGCCTAtcgttttttcgaactatgtgccctgcaaaTTGCCAGTTCCTGTATCCAATACGGGTGATATATTATTTCCTAATTACTATGCAATCattcatactaattattactacAGAACATGTAGAGTTCTGTCATCAGTGTTAGTCGTGTATAGGTCAGCGATGTACCTATATGTGAACgtgtactaggtaggtaagtattcatAAAATCAAAGGCTATATTTTCTTTCTCTGCTATCAGTCGAATAACTACTCgactattttgtttaaaaaaatctgaaactgACTGTTTTATTAAGCCTATAAAGATCCTTTCTTACTTTTTAGCTGGACCTAAcctcaaaatattgtaattttttatggttaATATTTCTGAAATGCGGAAAccgttttcactaattttttctacaaatattCTGATGATGTCATTTAACAAATAGAACTTGATTTGATGGTGCTACAAAAATCTTGAAGACAGTACATTTGTTCATACTTGAATGGGCATTGTCTTTTGctcacttttatttattaacatctTTTGTAGTTCttcttttattaatattttactgtCACATATCGAATGACGAACAATTACACAAGATCTACATAACTTGCAACCCAATTCTGCtcactattatttattaaaatgttttttagtTGTTCTTTTTTAATGGTTTACTGTCATATACAATCGAAGAGAAACAACCACACAAATAGATAGACATAACTTGCAACCCAATTTAAATGTGCTCACTTTTATTCATTAACAtcttatttagttattttttaatttttttactgtcatataattgaaagacaaacaacCACACAATTAGATATACATAACTTGCAATccaattcatttttatttatttacatcgcATTTAGTTCTtctttttttaagattttactGTCATAATCGAAAGACGAACAACCATACAAAAAGAACAACATAACTTGCAACCCAATTCAAATATTGTGTTTCCAATCAGGAAAGGAAAAGTTAGCAACTTGATATATTTATACTCATTTCAAGGTGCTCACTTTTATTTATGATCATCTTCTTCTtgttctttttttaatattttactgtcATAATCGAAAAACAAACAACCACACAATTAGATCTACATAACTTGCAACCCAATTCAAATATTGTGTATATCTTTTTTTCTCTCCAATCAGGAAAGGAAAAGTTAGCAACTTGATATATTTATAGTCATATCAAGGTGCTCACTTTATTTATGATCATCTTCTTCTtgttctttttttaatattttactgtcATAATCGAAAGACAACCACACAATTAGATCTACATAACTTGCAACCTAATTCAAATATTGTGTATATCTTTTCTCTCCAATCAGGAAAGGAAAAGTTAGCAACTTGATATATTTATAGTCATATCAAGGTGCTCACTTTTATTTATGATCATCTTCTTcttgttcttttttttaatattttactgtcATAATCGAAAGACAAACAACCACACAATTAGATCTACATAACTTGCAACCCAATTCAAATATTGTGTATCTTTTCTCTCCAATCAGGAAAGGAAAAGTTAGCAAGTCGACATATTTATAGTCATATCCAGGTGCTCACTTTTATTTATGATCTTCTAAATCAtgttctttttttaatatttcactgtCATAATCAAAAGACAAACAACCACACAGTTAAATCTACATAACTTGCAACCCAATTCAAATATTGTGTATCTTTTCTCTCCAATCAGGAAAGGAAAAGTTAGCAACCTGATATATTTATAGTCATTTCAAGGTGCTCACTTTTATTTATGATCATCATTTTTTTtgttccttttttaatttacggTCGTATAATCGAAAGACGAACAACCACACAATTAGATCGACATAACTTGCAACCTAATTCAAATGTGCTCACTTTTATTTATGATCATCATTTTGTTtgttccttttttaatttacggTCGTATAATCGAAAGACGAACAACCACACAATTAGATCGACATAACTTGCAACCCAATTCAAATGTGctcacttttatttattaacatctTTTTTGgttcttctttttttaatattttactgtcACAATCGCAAGACCAACAACCACACAATTAGATCTACATAACTTGCAACCTAATTCAAATATTGTGTATATCTTTTCTCTCCAATCAGGAAAGGAAAAGTTAGCAACTTGATATATTTATAGTCATATCAAGGTGCTCACTTTTATTTATGATCATCTTCTTcttgttcttttttttaacaCGTTGGCTGCCATAgaagaataatttttttttatataaattttttttgatgaaatttggcgcGGAATGTTAAGATTTGAAAATATAACTAACTTAAGGTGAAATCGGTTTGatagttttcaaaatattttcaaaaaacctgacGAGGTCACCGGTGACCTGCATGGCGCTGTGAAGCGAAAATATGAAAAACCGTTACGAAGGCGCCGGAGTGACCGCAACCCCGGTCACCCGCTCCCCGTAGTTGTTCGCAAACACTGGAGGAGCGCGCACGTCGCTTTAGATTAGGGTTATATTGtcagttttgtttcgttttttTATAACGCTCTCCTTATGAATCATGGATATTGAATCTTTAGATTTGGAAGATTTTAATATTACCCAAGAAGATTTACGTGACATCGATTTACTTGAAGCTAGTATTTTTGAAGAGATAAGACGGGATTGTGATTTGAGTGAAAGACAAGATACAGATAGCGAAGAGGTTATTCATGTTCCGAGAAAGCGTAGACGTATTTTAATTACAAGTGATTCCGAGACAGAATGCGATCCCGTGGAAAAGTTCGTT
Proteins encoded:
- the LOC123876880 gene encoding uncharacterized protein LOC123876880: MAWDKEKTLLFIEKYREIRELWDPKHPQHFNKIIKQDGWVKLSDQFGITVEECQKKITSLLASLRREKSKMKKSASGTGKGAEEVYTSTWFAYAALSFILDRYEPRKTTDSIPCEPGTQDLQETRDKPPENPDAPQRKKAKVDGSDDIMHSTFQILQDFTSAKSDECTTFGKFITEKLKTYSHNTRACVQHHISNILFSADRGEYEYMYQQHGYWTPDSQLSRNESNHAGPSGLQSTPSPAAVPSTADAQLSSPEASINSQESEGFMREFGDLID
- the LOC123876879 gene encoding uncharacterized protein LOC123876879 encodes the protein MSNQIISCIIKEVSEAIIGCLKENILLPSIPDGWLNLAENFNNQWNFPHCVGAIDGKHVVLQAPYRSGSDYYNFKGFFSIVLFAAVDSNYNLIYINCGCQGRISDGGVFNNCNLYTKMQNKSLNLPQPRALPMRNKEIPYYFIGDEAFALSENIMKVYSGHHRKGTKERIYNYRLCRARRVVENVFGIMSAVFRVLRKPMLLQPENATLVVNAIAHLHNFLRRNRQSRDLYTPPGSFDRDNLGVITPGSWRADTEENTGLMDLDEQQEAAQIVPQEIREEISNYCSQEGAVPWQNEYA